From the genome of Apodemus sylvaticus chromosome 3, mApoSyl1.1, whole genome shotgun sequence, one region includes:
- the Fut9 gene encoding 4-galactosyl-N-acetylglucosaminide 3-alpha-L-fucosyltransferase 9 translates to MTSTSKGILRPFLIVCIILGCFMACLLIYIKPTSSWVFSPMESASSVLKMKNFFSTKTDYFNETTILVWVWPFGQTFDLTSCQAMFNIQGCHLTTDRSLYNKSHAVLIHHRDISWDLTNLPQQARPPFQKWIWMNLESPTHTPQKSGIEHLFNLTLTYRRDSDIQVPYGFLTVSTTPFVFEVPSKEKLVCWVVSNWNPEHARVKYYNELSKSIEIHTYGQAFGEYVNDKNLIPTISTCKFYLSFENSIHKDYITEKLYNAFLAGSVPVVLGPSRENYENYIPADSFIHVEDFNSPSELAKYLKEVDKNNKLYLSYFNWRKDFTVNLPRFWESHACLACDHVKRHQEYKSVGNLEKWFWN, encoded by the coding sequence ATGACATCAACATCCAAAGGCATCCTTCGCCCATTTCTGATCGTCTGCATTATCCTGGGCTGCTTCATGGCATGTCTGCTTATTTACATAAAGCCCACGAGCAGCTGGGTCTTCAGCCCGATGGAGTCTGCAAGTTCTGTGCTGAAAATGAAGAATTTCTTCTCCACGAAAACTGATTATTTTAATGAAACTACTATTCTGGTTTGGGTCTGGCCATTTGGGCAGACCTTCGATCTTACATCCTGCCAAGCAATGTTCAATATTCAAGGGTGCCATCTCACCACGGACCGTTCCTTGTATAACAAATCCCATGCGGTCCTGATACACCACAGAGACATCAGCTGGGATCTGACTAACTTACCTCAGCAGGCCAGGCCCCCCTTTCAGAAGTGGATTTGGATGAATTTAGAGTCCCCCACTCACACTCCCCAAAAGAGTGGCATCGAGCACTTGTTTAACCTGACTCTAACTTATCGCCGTGATTCAGACATACAAGTGCCTTATGGCTTCTTGACGGTGAGCACAACTCCCTTTGTGTTTGAAGTGCCAAGCaaggagaagttggtgtgctggGTCGTGAGTAACTGGAACCCTGAACATGCCAGGGTCAAATATTACAACGAGCTCAGCAAGAGTATTGAAATCCACACCTATGGGCAAGCATTTGGAGAATATGTGAATGATAAAAATCTGATTCCCACCATATCTACTTGtaaattttatctttcttttgaaaACTCAATTCACAAAGATTACATCACAGAAAAGCTCTACAATGCATTTTTGGCTGGTTCAGTACCTGTTGTCCTGGGACCATCTAGGGAAAACTATGAGAATTATATTCCagctgattcattcattcatgtggaAGATTTTAACTCTCCAAGTGAGTTGGCAAAATATCTGAAGgaagttgacaaaaacaacaagttgtaccttaGCTACTTTAACTGGAGGAAGGATtttactgtaaacctcccacggTTTTGGGAATCACACGCGTGCCTGGCATGCGATCATGTAAAAAGGCATCAAGAATATAAGTCTGTTGGCAATTTAGAGAAATGGTTTTGGAATTAA